The following nucleotide sequence is from uncultured Draconibacterium sp..
GCGACCCGGTTTAAAGCAGTTGATGAGTTGTTTGAAAGAGATGCAAAAGAGCCGAAAAAGGAGATTCTGCAAGCTCTGATTTATTCGTGGGGATTGGCCACGGAAACCAATGCCGCAGAAATTAAGGCGGCCATTTATCCGTTGCGCAGTTTGTTTGCCGAGAACTTTACGGCGGCAGTACAACTGAATTACAAAGACTTTTTCTTTGACGAAGTAGCTGAAGAATTTGAAGGTGAATTGGCCGGTTTAGTTGCTGAAATCTTTTCAGTAGACAATGAGTTTGCACAAACCGAGCACGATAAAAAGTGCGAGTATTGTGCTTATCGCGGTATTTGCAGAAGATTCTAAAAAGCGTGAAGTTTGAAGTGCGATGCTCAAAGCAGGACGAAGTGCTTAAAACTGTTTACTGAGACTGTAAACTAATAAACGGCCAACCAGTTAAAAATCTTTTCTGTTTTGCTGTAAATACTTTCGTAATCTTCTTTATCGTCGTATTCAAGTGTAACAATAGGAATATTTCGCTCAACTCCGCAGTAAGTTCCAAATGATCCCGGAGTAGGGTAACCCAAATCGGCAATTACCGGATATTCACAGAATTCAGCTATTTTATCCGCCAGCTCTTTTGCCGGGCCATCATAGTTCACACATTTTAAAGGGGCGTGCAGCGTTAGAATTATCTCTGGTTTTAACTCTTCCAGTAAATCGATCATTTGCTGAGTTACGATTTCCGAAGCTGGGTTTTGCCCTGAATAGTTTTCGTCTTTATCGGTTTCGATCCAATTTTTTGTCGGGTAGTTTCGGTTTAAATCCACACCATTGTGATTTACACGAACGCCGCGCTCTTTTCCCCAGGGATTTAAACAGGGAATAAAAAACAAATGATTCTGAGTCTCAGAAAGATTTTCGTTTTCAAGATATCTGTTAATTACATATTCTCCCTGAGGTTCTTCCCCATGAAAAACGCCAATAATCAGAATGTTTTTGGCCTCAGTGTGGTTCGAGGTTTTTTTAATAACTTCAATGGTGTTGGATGGTGCTGTGTCTGGCATAAATTAATCTTCTCCTAAATACTTTTTGTACAAGTCGGGACGCAATGTTTTGGTTCGTTCAATCGCCTGTTCATGTTTCCAGTCATCAACCAGTTTGTCGTTACCGCTAAGCAAAACTTCCGGTACTTTCATGCCTTTATATTCAGCCGGACGTGTATAAACAGGCGGACTTAACAGGTGGTCCTGGAACGAGTCGGTGAGGGCAGAAGTTTCGTCGGAAAGTACTCCTGGCAAAAGGCGAACAACGGCATCGGTAATTATTGCCGCCGCAAGTTCGCCGCCCGTCAATACAAAATCGCCAACCGATATTTCTTTGGTGATGTAGGTGTCCCGAATTCGCTGATCAATACCTTTATAATGTCCGCAAAGAATGATTAAATTTTTCTTTAGCGATAGTTTATTGGCTTCCTGTTGGTCAAAAACTCCTCCGTCAGGTGTAGTGAAAATTATCTCATCATAATCGCGTTCGGCTTTTAATGTTTCAATGGCTTTTTCAATGGGTTGGATAGCCATCACCATACCTGCACCCTTGCCAAAGGAATAATCATCAACACGTCGGTGTTTGTCTTCCGAATAATCGCGTAAATTATGAATATGGATTTCTGCCAGTCCTTTATCCTGTGCCCGTTTAATAATTGAATGACTAAACGGACTTTCAATAATTTCCGGCAAAACTGTTATAATATCAATCCTCATTTCTTGAAAAATTTTGCGCAAAGGTAACAATATTTTCAGCTTTGATTGCTGTGGATTATATATCCAGAAAGCTGTCGATGATGCCAAATCGACATGCTCAAAATAATAAAACAGACATATTGACGTATTTTTAAAAGGCAAAAATGACAAGATCGGTAGGAAAAGTTTGTTGGAACAGGAATTGATTTATGGCATGCAGTAATTTGAAAACAAAATTTTAACAAGAGAATTAAAAATATTAGGAGGAAAAGTCATGAATTTAGTAAGATTTGAAAATCCACGTTACAACGTAAACAGAACTTTAGTTGATGAATTATTCAACAATTTCCTGAAAAATGATTACCACGAAAACTATGTACATAATTGTGGTACATCACCGGCAACCAACGTTTTTGAAACAGAAAAAGAATTTAAAATTGAAGTATTGTTGCCAGGTTTTGTAAAAGAAGATCTTCAGTTGAATGTTCATAAGAATGTATTGACTGTTAAGGTTGAGAAAGAAGAAAAAGCAAACGACGAGGTTTATAAATACGCTCGCCGCGAGTTTGGTGCTAAAAATTTCGAAAAGAAATATCGCTTGCCAAAATCGGTTGATGCAGAAAAGATTAGCGCGAAATTTGAAAATGGAATTCTAAATATTGAACTTCCGAAAAAAGAAGAAGCGCTTGAGAAAGAGCCGGTTGAAATTAAAGTGTCATAATTGGTTTTTGACAACCTGAGGTCGATTTCAAAATAGTTCACAGCTTTAGCTATTTTTAGTCAGAAACTTTCACCGGTTTTCGAAGTACTATCGGGATAATACAAGAAAATTGGGGGAAGTTTATGGCAAAAAGAGCAAAGCCTTAAAGGAAAGTCCTTCTCACACCATCTTTGCATTTTAAATTCTTTGAAATAACCCGCTATTACTGCAGAATTAAAAATACAAATCTGATGTAATTAAGACTTTCTGTGAAAATATTTTAAAATCGACCTCAAGTTGATAGGAAAGTTAATAACGCACAAGCCTGTTTTTGTAGAAATACGAAAGCAGGCTTTTTTTATGGCATTGATTTTCGTTCTTCTTATTTGAATTTGTAACTTTTTAGGTTTCAAATAAGGTGGTTATGCTGCTGTTTTGGAGACTGTTCAGTAAATAATATTCATTAAATAAAAAATGGCGGAAACTTATCAATTCGAGTTTCCGCCATTTTATTTATCAAGAGATTAATTATTCTTCTTCAAAACAATACAAACTTTCAAATCCTCTTAAAATAAGCTGGTTGTCAACAAAAACCGGCGATGCATGGAAATCGTCATCCAATTCGTTTGACGCAAGAATTTCAAAGTCTTCACCCGCTTTTACTACTAAACAAATTCCTTTAGCGGCTATGTAAATTTTTCCATTGGCTCCCGAAGGAGATGAAAAAAGAGTGCTTATGCCTTCCAGTCTTTCTTTAGAGTAAAGAATGCTTCCGTCTTTTGCATCAAGGCAGGTCATAATGCCATTGTTGCCGCGAAGAAAATAAAGTTTGCCATTCATTAAAAGAGGGGTAGGCGTGTATGGTGTATCCTGGTCGTAACTCCAGATAATGGCATCCGAATCGGTAATGTCGCCAGTAGCTTTCGCGAGGTCAACGGCTTTTAAAAACGCACCTCGGAAACCGCTCATTAGATATACAATACCATTTTCGTAAACCGGCACCGGAATTACATTGGATGTTAATCCTTTTCCCCACCAGATAGTTTCTCCTGTTTCGTAATCATAACTAGTTATTTTGTTGGTTGCGCTAACAATCACCTGTGTTTTTCCATTTGCCTCAACTACAAAGGGTGTTGACCAGGAAGTAGGTTCGTCTCTATCAAGTGTCCAAACGTCTTTTCCCGTTTTTTTATCCAATGCGTAAAAATGTGAATCACCTTCGTGGTCCCATTGTATAAAAAGCCGGTCTTTGTACAAATATGGCGATGCACCTTCTCCAAAGTTCATGCGTTTTTCCATTGTTCCGAAATCGCGTTTCCAGATGATGTTTCCCTCAAAATCGAGGCAGTACAATCCCCGGGATCCAAAATAAGCGTATATAAATTCTCCATCAGTACAAGGTGAGTTGGAAGCCCAACTGCTTAATTCATGTATTTTGCCTTCCGGAATCTCGGTCGTAACTGTTTTTTCCCAGATAATACTACCATCATTTCTGTTCACCAGGATTACGTTAAAATTGTGGTCAACATTAGGCGAAACTTGTGGATCGACGGATGGGTCTGTTGGAACAGCTGTTAAAATCACAATTTTATCTTCGTAAACAATCGGAGTGGCGTTTCCTCTGCCCGGTATCGCGGTCTTCCATTTCAGGTTTTTGGTTTCGCTGAATTCAACCGAAGGATTGGCTTTAATAGCTACACCGTTACCAAGCGGACCACGCCATTGCATCCAATTGTCGTCGGCCTGATTTTGTGCCTCACTCGTTGAAACAGCAAAAAGATAAAGTAGAGAAAATAGAATCAGTTGAGATTTCATGGTAAGAAATTTTTGGTTTATTTTGATTTTGACTGAAAATACGCTTTTTAGTTTAAAGCTTTAATCGCTTTCTATTTCAAAACTGTTTACGGTTTGAAATTGCCAGATTTCCACCACCTGCGAAACCGGAATTTCATAAGGCGAATAATTTCGGTTTAACGAAACCAGTAAGATTTTTTTATCTTCTAAACGTTTGTAAACCAGTTTAAAAACTATACCTTCATCTTTGGTCACCACAATACAGGCTTTGCCATTTTTTATACTGGTCCAGTCTTCTGCAAACGAACAGGTTACCCACGAGCCTTCTTTTATGGGCAACATCGAATCGCCCTGAATCTGGAAGGTCCGGTATGTTTTGTCCTCCGGCAGAAATGGAAGTTTGAATTTGGGCAGCGATGCAATAAAATCCAGATCGCCATAGCTGTTGGTGTAGCCGGCCTGCGCTTTTACCGGAACCATTTCAATGTTTTCTTTGCCCTCTTTATCTACCGAAATTGTCAGTAGTCGTAGCTTACGTCCGGTAACATCCACATCAAATCCTTTTTCGATTTGCGAAAGTTGTTCTTCCGACAAAACTTCCAGCCGGTATTTAATCAATGCATCGAGCGATACATTAAAATACTCCGACATTTTTATGAGCACAGGAAAAGGCGGCTGCACATTTTTTTCGTATCCGGAAAGGGTCGTGCGTGTTAATCCCAGCTCTGTTGCCAGATCCATTTGCGATTTTTTGCGGCGCTTTCTTAGGAATTTTAGGTTTTCTGCGAAATGCATAGTTGAGTATTTTATTGTTTTCTGTCATTTCGAAGGAAGAATGACTGAGAAATCTTTCTCCAATGAAACAGATTTTCCTTCCAAATATAATAAAAAATGACTAAATTATAGTCGAAATAATGACGAAAATATCGACATATTGAATCGAAATATTGTACATATTGATCTGGACACCTTTTTTGTGTCGTGCGAAAGGCTGATGAACCGTGAGTTGATCGGCAAACCGGTGTTGGTTGGAGGTGTCAGCGGACGGGGAGTGGTGGCGGCCTGCAGTTACGAAGCGCGGACATATGGCGTACATTCGGCTATGCCCATGCAAATGGCACGCCGGCTTTGTCCCGAGGCCATTGTAGTAAAAGGAAACAGCTCCATTTATAGCAAATTCTCCGATGAGATAACCGATATTATTAAAGAAGGGGCACCGCTTTACGAAAAATCATCAATCGACGAGTTTTATATTGATGTAAGCGGAATGGACAAATTTTACGGTTGCTACAAATGGGCACAGGAACTACGCGAACGAATTATCGATCAAACACATTTACCCATTTCTTTTGGGCTGTCAAGCAATAAAACGGTGTCGAAAGTAGCTACGGGAGAAATAAAACCCAATGGTTATCAGCAAATTGAATACGGGCACGAAAAAGAGTTCCTGGCACCGCTGCCGGTGAAAAAAATTCCGATGGTGGGCGATCAGACTTATAAAATGCTGCTGAGCATGGGAATCCGTTATGTGAAAACCATCCAGGAGATGCCCATTGAACTGATGGACAAAGTGATGGGAAAGAACGGGATTGTGTTGTGGAAAAAGGCGCAGGGAATCGATAATTCGTTGGTAGAACCTTACCACGAGCGGAAATCCATTTCGTCGTCGCTGACTTTTGAGAAAGATACCATTGATGTGCAGGCACTGAAAAAACTGTTGCTGGCCATGGCCGAAAAGCTGGCTTTTTACCTGCGCAACGGAAACAAACTAACGTCGTGTGTTACGGTAACCGTGCGTTATTCCGATTTTGATACCCGCACCCGCCAAAAACGCATTCCGTACACTTCGCTCGATCATACGCTAATTCAAACCACCATGGAGCTTTTTGATCAGCTGTACACGCGTCGGGTTTTGGTGCGGCTGGTGGGCGTGCGTTTTAGTCATTTGGTGGGCGGGAGTTACCAGATGAAACTGTTTGAAGACGATACCAAACTGATAAATCTGTACCAGCGTATGGATAAGATTCGCAATCGTTATGGGCAAAATGCCGTGCAGCGAGCTTCAACATTGGGAACACGTGGTATCGGACAAATGAGCAATCCGTTT
It contains:
- a CDS encoding XRE family transcriptional regulator, whose translation is MHFAENLKFLRKRRKKSQMDLATELGLTRTTLSGYEKNVQPPFPVLIKMSEYFNVSLDALIKYRLEVLSEEQLSQIEKGFDVDVTGRKLRLLTISVDKEGKENIEMVPVKAQAGYTNSYGDLDFIASLPKFKLPFLPEDKTYRTFQIQGDSMLPIKEGSWVTCSFAEDWTSIKNGKACIVVTKDEGIVFKLVYKRLEDKKILLVSLNRNYSPYEIPVSQVVEIWQFQTVNSFEIESD
- a CDS encoding Hsp20/alpha crystallin family protein: MNLVRFENPRYNVNRTLVDELFNNFLKNDYHENYVHNCGTSPATNVFETEKEFKIEVLLPGFVKEDLQLNVHKNVLTVKVEKEEKANDEVYKYARREFGAKNFEKKYRLPKSVDAEKISAKFENGILNIELPKKEEALEKEPVEIKVS
- the dinB gene encoding DNA polymerase IV produces the protein MNRNIVHIDLDTFFVSCERLMNRELIGKPVLVGGVSGRGVVAACSYEARTYGVHSAMPMQMARRLCPEAIVVKGNSSIYSKFSDEITDIIKEGAPLYEKSSIDEFYIDVSGMDKFYGCYKWAQELRERIIDQTHLPISFGLSSNKTVSKVATGEIKPNGYQQIEYGHEKEFLAPLPVKKIPMVGDQTYKMLLSMGIRYVKTIQEMPIELMDKVMGKNGIVLWKKAQGIDNSLVEPYHERKSISSSLTFEKDTIDVQALKKLLLAMAEKLAFYLRNGNKLTSCVTVTVRYSDFDTRTRQKRIPYTSLDHTLIQTTMELFDQLYTRRVLVRLVGVRFSHLVGGSYQMKLFEDDTKLINLYQRMDKIRNRYGQNAVQRASTLGTRGIGQMSNPFNGQPPVIPAHRRM
- a CDS encoding DUF2817 domain-containing protein, with amino-acid sequence MPDTAPSNTIEVIKKTSNHTEAKNILIIGVFHGEEPQGEYVINRYLENENLSETQNHLFFIPCLNPWGKERGVRVNHNGVDLNRNYPTKNWIETDKDENYSGQNPASEIVTQQMIDLLEELKPEIILTLHAPLKCVNYDGPAKELADKIAEFCEYPVIADLGYPTPGSFGTYCGVERNIPIVTLEYDDKEDYESIYSKTEKIFNWLAVY
- a CDS encoding PQQ-binding-like beta-propeller repeat protein is translated as MKSQLILFSLLYLFAVSTSEAQNQADDNWMQWRGPLGNGVAIKANPSVEFSETKNLKWKTAIPGRGNATPIVYEDKIVILTAVPTDPSVDPQVSPNVDHNFNVILVNRNDGSIIWEKTVTTEIPEGKIHELSSWASNSPCTDGEFIYAYFGSRGLYCLDFEGNIIWKRDFGTMEKRMNFGEGASPYLYKDRLFIQWDHEGDSHFYALDKKTGKDVWTLDRDEPTSWSTPFVVEANGKTQVIVSATNKITSYDYETGETIWWGKGLTSNVIPVPVYENGIVYLMSGFRGAFLKAVDLAKATGDITDSDAIIWSYDQDTPYTPTPLLMNGKLYFLRGNNGIMTCLDAKDGSILYSKERLEGISTLFSSPSGANGKIYIAAKGICLVVKAGEDFEILASNELDDDFHASPVFVDNQLILRGFESLYCFEEE
- the trmD gene encoding tRNA (guanosine(37)-N1)-methyltransferase TrmD, which encodes MRIDIITVLPEIIESPFSHSIIKRAQDKGLAEIHIHNLRDYSEDKHRRVDDYSFGKGAGMVMAIQPIEKAIETLKAERDYDEIIFTTPDGGVFDQQEANKLSLKKNLIILCGHYKGIDQRIRDTYITKEISVGDFVLTGGELAAAIITDAVVRLLPGVLSDETSALTDSFQDHLLSPPVYTRPAEYKGMKVPEVLLSGNDKLVDDWKHEQAIERTKTLRPDLYKKYLGED